Genomic segment of Streptomyces sp. NA02950:
CACGGTCCGGCCGCCGAGTTCGGACATCACATGATCGCGCGCGAAGGAGTCGGCGTACGCCTCGCCGAAGTAATCCGCCATCCGCTGCCAGAAGACCGTCAACCGCATGCGCCCAGTATCGCGCTCGCGGGGTGCACCGGGGCGTGAGCCCCCTGCCGGGGGTGCCGCGCGCCCTACGGTCTGAACCATGGATCGATCCGTGAGCCTCTCCTCGTCGCCGCCCTCGCCCTCCTCCGCCCTCTCGCGTGCCGAGCGGTTCGTGTGGCTGACCGCCCGGGTGCTGGAGCAGCGCCGCTTCGCGTACCACTTCCTGGAGGGAGGCGCGGAGGCGGTCGAGACCGCGCTCACCGCGTACCTGGGGCCGGACGGCGGCTACGGCCACGGGCTGGAGCCGGATCTGCGCGGACCGGTGAGTCAGCCGCTGCACGCCGTGCATGCGCTGCGGGTGCTCGACGGGATCGGGCGCTGCGGCGGGCAGCGGATCGAGCGGCTGTGCCGCTATCTGACGGCCGTGTCCACCTCGGACGGCGCGCTGCCGGTGAGCCATCCCTCGCTGCGCGGCTATCCGGCCGCCCCCTGGATCCCGGTGACGGACGATCCGCCGAGCGGACTGCTCACCACCGGCCCGGTGGTGGGGCTGCTGCACCGCAACGAGGTGTGGCACGCCTGGCTGTTCCGGGCCACGGACTTCTGCTGGGCGGCGGTCACGGCGCTGGCCGAGGGCGCGCCCGGGCATCCGCACGAGATCGCGGCGGCCGTCGCCTTCCTGGACGGCGTACCGGACCGGGGGCGCGCCGAGGATGCGGCCGGGCGGCTGGGCCGCCGGGTGCGGGAGCGGGGGCTGGTGGCGCTGGACCCCGCGCGCGCCGAGGACGCCGCCGCACCGCCCGGCCAGGGCGGCCCCGGCCCGTACGCGCTGGTGCACGATCTCGCCCCGGCGCCCGATTCGCTGGCCCGCCGGTGGTTCACCGACGCGGAGGTGGACCGGTCGCTGGACATCCTCGCGGACGCGCAGCGGGAGGACGGCGGCTGGCCGGCCCGCCGGCGTGCGTGGGCGCCGGGGGCGGCACTGGAGACCCGGCCGGTGGTGACCCTCGAGTCGCTGCTCACCCTGCGCGCGTACGGCCGCCCGGTGTGAGCCCCGCAGGTGCGTTCACAGGGTGCGGACAGCGGCGGTGACGATGACGGCCACGGCGACCACCACCAGGAAGGGGGCGCGCAGGATCAGGGCGAGCGCCGCCGCCGCGAGCCCGGCCGCCCGCGCGTCCATCACCAGGCGCTGTCCGTCGGTGAAGGTCTGCTGGGCGGTGAGGGCGGCCAGCAGGGCCACCGGGACCAGCGCCGCCAGCCGTCTGACGACCGGCCGTTCCAGGGCACCGGCGGGCACCGAGAGGCCCAGGAGCTTGACCAGGTAGCAGCCGAGCGCGGTGAGGCCGATGGCGATCCAGGTGCTCATCCGGGCAGCACCTCTTCCCGGCCTTCTCGGCTTTCCCTGCTTTTCCGGTCTTTCCGGTCTTCCTGGCTTTTCCGGCCGCGCGCGGCGCGTCCGCGCACCACGAGGACGGCGGGGGCGGCGAGCGCGGCAGCGAGCACCGGCACCCCGGCGGGCAGCAGCGGCTGGCAGCCGAGGACGAGCAGCACACCGAGTCCGGCCACGGCGCGCTCGAGAGTGGAGCGGAGCATCGGTGCCAGCAGGGCGAGGAAGACGGCGGGCCCTGCGGCATCCAGGCCCCACGCGGCGGTGTCGCCGAGCGCGGACGCCCCCAGGGCGCCGATCAGGGTGGTGAGGTTCCACAGGACGTACAGGGTCAGCCCGGTGACGGTGAAGCCGAGACGGGCGGTGCGCCGGTCGGGCTGGGCGAGGGCGACGGCGGAGGTCTCGTCGATGACCCAGTGGGCGGCCAGGGGGCGCACCGGCCGGGGGAGGCCGAGCAGCCCGGACAGCCGCAGCCCGTAGAAGGCGTTACGCGCCCCGAGGAAGAACGCCCCGGCGGCGGCCGTGAACGGATTGCCGCCCGCCGCGAGCGCCCCGACCAGCGCGAACTGCGAGGCACCGGTGAACACCAGCAGACTCAGCGCACAGGTCTGCAACAGGCCGAGCCCGGCGCCCGCCGAGGTCACACCGAAGGCGAAACCGGAGAGCCCGACGGCGACACCGACGCCCAGGGCGTCACGGACGACGGCGGAGTCCGCCGCGGGCGCGGCGGACTCGTTTCGTATGTCTATCTGTTCTGGCACATCCCGAACGCTAGGCGGACGTATCCGGTCCGGTCTTGTACGTTCTTGCACGCTCGCGCCGGTAGGCGCCCGGTGGCACCCCCACGATCCGGGTGAAGTGCCGGTTCAGATGGGGCTGATCGGTGAAGCCGACGGCCGCGGCCGCCTCGGCCGGTGCGGTTCCCGCGTCCAGGAGGCGGCGGGCCCGGCGCACCCGGGCGTCGGTCAGCCAGGTGTGCGGCGGCATCCCGTAGGCGGCGCGGAAGGCGCGCAGCAGAGCGAACGGCCCGGTGCCCAGCTCGGCGGCCAGCCGCTCCAGGGACGGCGGGTCCGCCATCCGCTCCTCCAGCAGCGCCCGGGCGCGCACCGCGATCCGCGCACCCGCCGTGGGTGCCGTGCGCGCGGGGAGCGGGCCGCCGTGGTTGCGCAGCAGACGGGCGACGGCGACGCGCAGCAGACTGTCGGCGGCCAGGGCGTTGCCCTCCTCTGCGGCCCGGTGCACCTCGGTGACCAGCCGGGCGGTGCGCGGATCGTGGACGACGGGGGCCCCGAACCCGGCCGTACCGCGCAGGGCGGTGGTCTCGGCGGCGATGGCGGCGACCACGTCCACGCCCGGGTACAGCACGCTGTAGCTCCACCCCTCGGGCACCCCGGCCCGTCCGGTGTGCGGGGTGTCGGGGTTGATGAGGGCGAGCCCACCGGGCCCGGCCCGCTCCACCGCGCCGCGGTGGTGGAACTCCTCGACGCCCTTTGTGATCGCCGCGATCACAAAGGTCTCGTGGGTGTGCTGGACGAAGGTCTTGCGGATGTAGCGGGCGCGGAGCAGATCCACCCCTGGCAGCTGGGGGTGCCGCCAGTGCCGCGCGCTCTCACCTGTGCCCATGCCATCCATTGTGCGCCCCGGCTCCACCGCCCCTGACCTGCGGATCCGGTGGGCTGTCAGTGGTGCGGTGCACGATGGGGGACATGGCACGCTCGGCCCTCGACGGATTCTCCCCGGCCACCCGCGGATGGTTCACGGGTGCCTTCACCGCGCCCACGGCCGCGCAGGAGGGGGCCTGGCGAGCCATCGGCGAGGGGTCGGACGTGCTGGTCGTCGCGCCGACCGGCTCCGGCAAGACGCTGGCCGCCTTCCTGGCCGCCCTGGACCGGCTGGCCGGTGAGCCCCCACCCGCCGAGGCCAAGAAGCGCTGCCGGGTGCTGTACGTCTCCCCGCTGAAGGCCCTCGCGGTCGACGTCGAGCGCAATCTCCGCAGCCCGCTCACCGGGATCCGCCAGGAGTCCGTCCGGCTCGGCCTGCCCGAGCCGGAGATCCGGGTGGGCATCCGCTCCGGTGACACCCCGGCGGCCGAGCGCCGGGCGCTGGCCAGCCGCCCGCCGGACATCCTGATCACCACCCCCGAGTCGCTGTTCCTGATGCTCACCTCCGCCACCCGGGACGCGCTGCGCGGAGTGGAGACCGTGATCCTGGACGAGGTGCACGCCGTCGCGGGGACCAAGCGCGGCGCCCATCTCGCGCTCACCCTGGAGCGGCTCGACGAACTGCTCGACCGCCCCGCCCGCCGCATCGGGCTGTCGGCCACCGTGCGCCCGGTGGAGGAGGTGGCCCGCTATCTGTCCCCGCGCCGCGCGGTCGAGATCGTCCAGCCGCCCTCCGGCAAGGAGTTCGACCTGTCGGTGGTCGTCCCGGTCGAGGACCTCGGTGAGCTGGGCGGCTCCCCCGTGCAGGACGGTGAGACCGGCGAACGCCCCTCGATCTGGCCGCATGTGGAGGAGCGGATCGCCGATCTCGTCCAGGCCCACCGCTCCACGATCGTCTTCGCCAACTCCCGGCGGCTGGCCGAGCGGTTGTGCAACCGGCTCAACGAGATCGCCTATGAGCGCGCCACCGGCGAGGCGCTGCCCGAGGACCACTCCCCCGCCGAGCTGATGGGCGGGTCGGGGGCGGCCACGGGCGCGCCCACGCTGCTGGCCCGCGCGCACCACGGCTCGGTGTCCAAGGAGCAGCGAGCGCTGGTCGAGGAGGACCTCAAGGCCGGGCGGCTGCCCGCGGTGGTCGCCACCTCCAGCCTCGAGCTGGGCATCGACATGGGCGCGGTGGACCTGGTCGTCCAGGTCGAATCCCCGCCGTCGGTCGCCTCCGGGCTCCAGCGGGTGGGCCGCGCCGGTCACCAGGTGGGCGCGGTCTCCACCGGTGTGGTCTTCCCCAAGTACCGCGGCGATCTGGTCCAGTCGGCGGTGGTCACCGAGCGGATGCGCGAAGGGGCCATCGAGGCGCTGCGCGTACCGGCCAACCCGCTGGACGTGCTCGCCCAGCAGCTCGTCGCCCTCACCGCCATGGACAGCTGGGACGTGGACGAGCTGCTCGCCCTCGTCCGCCGTGCCGCGCCCTTCGCCTCGCTCCCGGAGTCGGCGTACACCTCGGTGCTGGACATGCTGGCCGGACGCTACCCCTCCGACGCCTTCGCGGAGTTGCGGCCCCGTCTGGTGTGGGACCGCGTCGCCAATACGGTCACCGGGCGGCCGGGCGCGCAGCGGCTCGCGGTGACCTCCGGCGGCACCATCCCCGACCGCGGGCTGTTCGGTGTCTTCCTCGCGGGCGCCGACCCCAAGAAGGGCGGCGGCAGGGTGGGGGAGCTGGACGAGGAGATGGTCTACGAGTCGCGGGTGGGCGATGTGTTCACCCTCGGTACCACCTCGTGGCGGATCGAGGACATCACCCGTGACCGGGTCCTGGTCTCCCCCGCCCCCGGCGTCCCCGGCCGCCTCCCGTTCTGGAAGGGCGACCAACTCGGCCGTCCGCTCGAACTGGGCCGTGCGCTGGGCGCGTTCCTGCGCGAGGTCGGCGCCCTGACGCCCGAGGCGGCCCGGGCGCGGCTGCTGGCCGCCGGTCTGGACGCCTGGGCCGCGGACAATGTCACCGCCTATCTCGACGAGCAGCGCCGGGCCTGCGGCCATGTGCCCGACGACCGGACCATCGTGGTGGAGCGGTTCCGCGACGAGCTGGGCGACTGGCGGGTTGTGGTCCACTCCCCCTTCGGCGCCCAGGTCCACGCCCCCTGGGCGCTCGCCCTGGGGGCCCGGCTGTCCGAGCGGTACGGCATGGACGCGCAGGTGATGCACGCCGACGACGGCATCGTGCTACGCCTGCCCGACGCCGATCTGATGGGCCTGGACCTCCTCGACGGCGATCCGATGGGGCGGGGCACCGAGTACGACACCGAGCAGTCCCCCGTGGGTGCCGCCGATGCCGTCTTCGACAAGGGCGAGATCGGCGGCATCGTCACCGACCAGGTCGGCGGCTCGGCCCTGTTCGCGTCCCGCTTCCGCGAATGCGCCGCCCGCGCCCTCCTGCTGCCGCGGCGCAACCCCGGCAAGCGCACCCCGCTGTGGCAGCAGCGCCAGCGCGCCGCTCAACTGCTCCAGGTGGCGAGCGAGTTCGGCTCCTTCCCGATCGTCCTGGAGGCCGTCCGCGAATGCCTCCAGGACGTCTTCGACGTCCCGGGCCTCACCGAGCTGATGGGCGACATCGAGGCCCGCCGGGTGCGGCTGGTGGAAGTCACCACCCCCGAGCCGTCGCCCTTTGCCCGCTCGCTGCTCTTCGGTTATGTCGCCCAGTTCCTCTACGAGGGCGACTCCCCGCTGGCCGAGCGCCGCGCCGCGGCCCTCTCCCTGGACTCGCGACTGCTGGCCGAGCTGCTGGGCCAGGCCGAGCTGCGCGAGCTGCTCGACGCCGAGGTCCTGGCCGAGCTGGAGCGCGAGCTGCAATGGCTCACCGAGGACCGCCGGGTCAAGGACGCCGAGGGCGTCGCCGATCTGCTGCGACTGCTCGGCCCGCTCACCGGGGCCGGGCTGGCCGAGCGCGGCGCCGACCCGCGGTGGGCCGAGGAGCTGGCGGCGGCCCGGCGCGCCATCCGGGTCCGGATCGCGGGAGAGGACCACTGGGCGGCCGTCGAGGACGCCGGGCGGCTGCGTGACGCCCTCGGCACAGCGCTGCCGGTGGGTGTCCCCGAGGCGTTCACCGAGCCGGTCAAGGACCCCCTCGGCGATCTGCTGGCCCGATACGCCCGCACCCACGGCCCGTTCACCTCCGCCCGGGCCGCCGCCCGCTTCGGCCTCGGCACGGCCGTCACCGACGGCGCCCTGCACCGGCTCGCCGCGAGCGGCCGGATCGTCCAGGGCGAGTTCCACCCCGCCGGCGTGGGCCAGGAATGGTGCGACGCGGCCGTCCTGCGGCGCCTGCGCCGCCGCTCGCTCGCAGCGCTGCGCCATGAGCTGGAGCCCGTACCGCCCGCGGCCCTGGCCGCCTTCCTCCCCCAGTGGCAGCATCTGGGCACCCACAGCCTCCGCGGTATCGACGGCCTGGTGCGCGCGATCGAGCAGCTCCAGGGGGCGCCGGTGCCCGCCTCCGCCCTGGAGAAGCTGGTGCTGCCCTCCCGGGTCGGCGACTACCACCCCACGATGCTCGACGAGCTGACCGCCGCCGGGGAGGTGGTCTGGGCCGGAGCGGGCGCGCTGCCCGGCAAGGACGGCTGGGTCACCCTCCATCTGGCGGAGACCGCGCCGCTGCTGCTGCACACCCCTCATCCGTTCGAGGCGAGCCCGCTCCACCAGGCCGTGCTGGAAGCCCTGGCCGGGGGCTACGGGCTGTTCTTCCGCCAGATCGCCGATCACGTACGCGCCGCCGGGCACGAGTTCCAGGACCTACAGCTCGCCGAGGCCATCTGGGACCTGGCCTGGTCCGGGCGGCTCACCGGTGACACCCTGGCCCCGCTCCGCTCCCTGCTGGGCTCGGGCCGCACCGCGGGCTCCACCGCCCATCGCGCCAAGCGCGCGGTCCCCCGGGGGCGCTACGGCGGCCTCGCGGTACGCACCGGTCGCCCCACCGCCTCGCGCGGCGGGCCGCCCACCGTCGCCGGGCGCTGGTCGCTGCTGCCGGAGCGCGTGTCCGACCCCACCCACCGGGCACACGCCCTGGCGCACACCCTCCTGGACCGGCACGGAGTGGTCACCCGCGGGGCGGTCGCCGCCGAGGGCGTCGAAGGCGGTTTCTCCGCCGCGTACCGGGTGCTGTCCGCTTTCGAGGAGACCGGCCAGGCACGCCGCGGCTATGTGGTCGAGGGGCTGGGCGCCGCCCAGTTCGCGATGGACGGCGCGGTGGACCGGCTCCGCGCGGTCAGCACCGCCCGCGACCGCGCCGCCGACCCCGCCCCGGGACCGGTCTTCGACGGGCGGCCGGGGCAGTCCGCCCGGCGCGCCGTCGTCCTGGCCGCCGCCGACCCCGCCAATGCCTATGGCGCGGCCCTGCCCTGGCCCGATCCGCCCGCGGACGCGGGCCACCGGCCGGGCCGCAAGGCGGGGTCGCTGGTGGTGCTCGTCGACGGCGAGCTGACCCTCTACATGGAGCGCGGCGGCAAGACCCTGCTCGCCTGGCCCTCGGGTCAGGCCGAGGCCGCCTCCCCCGAGGACGACGGCAGGCTGCGGGCGGCGGTCGAGGAGCTGGCCGGGTCGGCCCGCGCGGGCGCCCTGGGCAGCGTGACCGTCGAGCGGATCAACGGCGGTGCCGCGCTGTCGTCCCCGGTCGGCCGCGTCCTGGAGGCCGCCGGTTTCCACCCGACGCCGCGCGGTCTGCGGCTGCGCCCCTGAGAGGCCGCCCATGCCCGAAGGAGACACCGTCTGGCAGACGGCCCAGCGCCTGCACACGGCGCTCGCGGGCGCCCCGCTCACCGGATGCGATCTGCGCGTCCCCCGGCTGGCGACCGCCGATCTCACCGGCCGCCGGGTCCTGGAGGTCGTCCCGCGCGGCAAGCATCTGCTGACCCGCGTCGAGGGCGGTCTCACCCTCCACTCCCATCTGCGGATGGACGGCGCCTGGTATGTGTACGGCACCGGGGAACGGTGGCGCGGCGGTCCGCACCACCAGATCCGCGCCGTCCTCGCCACGGCCGAGCGCACCGCCGTCGGCTACCGGCTCCCGGTGCTGGAACTGCTGCGCACCACCGAGGAGGCCCGCGCGGTCGGTCATCTGGGCCCCGACCTCCTCGGCCCCGACTGGGATCCGGACGAGGCGCTGCGCAGACTGCTCGCCGACCCGTCCCGGCCCCTGGGCGAGGCCCTGCTCGACCAGCGCAATCTGGCTGGGATCGGCAATGTCTACAAGTCCGAGTTGTGCTTCGTGCTGCGGCTCTCGCCCTGGCTGCCGATCGGGGACGTCCCCTCCCCCGAGCGCCTGGTGACCGTCGCCAAACGCCTGCTGGAGGTCAACCGGAACCGCCGGGCCCGCGTCACCACGGCGCAGTCCCGCCCCGACCGCAGGCTGTGGGTGTACGGCCGCCCGGGGCGCCCCTGTCTGCGCTGCGGTACGCCGGTGTGCGCCGCCGACCAGGGACACGCGGGCCAGGAGCGCACCACCTTCTGGTGTCCGGGCTGTCAGCCGGAACCACAGGGGCCGCCGTCCGCACCCCGCTCATCGGCACCCACCAATTGACGGCCCGTCAGATCCAGTCGTACCGTCGCTCCATGACCCCCGCGTCGGCGTACGACCTCAGTGGCCGCACCGCCCTGGTCACGGGTGCGGCCGGGGGTATCGGGCGGGCCACCGCCGTTCTGCTCGCCGCGGCCGGGGCCGCCGTCCACTGCGCCGATCTCGACGAGGAGGGGGCGCGCCGGACCGTGGAGCGGATCACCCTGTCCGGCGGCAGCGCCCGCGCCCACGCGCTCGATGTCGCCGACCGGGGCCAGGTCTCCGCCGTCGTCAGGGCAGTCGTCCAGGATGGGGGCCGACTGGACGTACTGGCCGCCATCGCCGGGATCATGCACAGCAGCCCGGTGCTGGAAACCGACGAGGCCGATCTCGACCGGGTCCTCGCGGTCAACTTCAAGGGCGTGCTGTACGGCTGCCGGGAGGCGGCACGCGCCATGATCGCCCAGGGGACGGGCGGCTCCATCGTCACGATGGCCTCCGGCGCGATCGACACCGGCACCCCGGGGCTGCTGTGCTACGGCGTCGCCAAAGCGGCAGTCGTCCAGCTCACCCGGACGCTCGCGGCCGAGGTGGGTCGCCACGGCATCCGCGTCAACGCCGTGGCCCCCGGCTGGGTCCGCACCCCCATGACCGCGCGGAACAGCGACGAGGAGCGACGGCTCACCGAGGAACCCATGGCGCGGCGCACTCCACTGGGGCGGGTCGGCGAACCCGATGACATCGCCCACGCGGTGCTCCATCTGGCGTCCGGGGCCTCGTCCTTCACGACCGGCCAGATCCTGCGCCCGAATGGTGGAGTCGCGATGCCGTGGTGACCCTTCCGCCCCTTCGCCGGGGCGAGGGCCCGCAGTGCACCGGCAGCAGGCTCAGCCCCCAGCCGCCGACCGCCAGGGCGCCTTCCACGGGCCCGGCCGCGTCCGGCGACAGGGCCA
This window contains:
- a CDS encoding DUF3046 domain-containing protein, with the protein product MRLTVFWQRMADYFGEAYADSFARDHVMSELGGRTVHQALDAGWSAKEIWRGVCTALDIPEDRR
- a CDS encoding AzlD domain-containing protein → MSTWIAIGLTALGCYLVKLLGLSVPAGALERPVVRRLAALVPVALLAALTAQQTFTDGQRLVMDARAAGLAAAALALILRAPFLVVVAVAVIVTAAVRTL
- a CDS encoding AzlC family ABC transporter permease, translating into MPEQIDIRNESAAPAADSAVVRDALGVGVAVGLSGFAFGVTSAGAGLGLLQTCALSLLVFTGASQFALVGALAAGGNPFTAAAGAFFLGARNAFYGLRLSGLLGLPRPVRPLAAHWVIDETSAVALAQPDRRTARLGFTVTGLTLYVLWNLTTLIGALGASALGDTAAWGLDAAGPAVFLALLAPMLRSTLERAVAGLGVLLVLGCQPLLPAGVPVLAAALAAPAVLVVRGRAARGRKSQEDRKDRKSRESREGREEVLPG
- a CDS encoding AraC family transcriptional regulator; this encodes MGTGESARHWRHPQLPGVDLLRARYIRKTFVQHTHETFVIAAITKGVEEFHHRGAVERAGPGGLALINPDTPHTGRAGVPEGWSYSVLYPGVDVVAAIAAETTALRGTAGFGAPVVHDPRTARLVTEVHRAAEEGNALAADSLLRVAVARLLRNHGGPLPARTAPTAGARIAVRARALLEERMADPPSLERLAAELGTGPFALLRAFRAAYGMPPHTWLTDARVRRARRLLDAGTAPAEAAAAVGFTDQPHLNRHFTRIVGVPPGAYRRERARTYKTGPDTSA
- a CDS encoding ATP-dependent helicase; this encodes MARSALDGFSPATRGWFTGAFTAPTAAQEGAWRAIGEGSDVLVVAPTGSGKTLAAFLAALDRLAGEPPPAEAKKRCRVLYVSPLKALAVDVERNLRSPLTGIRQESVRLGLPEPEIRVGIRSGDTPAAERRALASRPPDILITTPESLFLMLTSATRDALRGVETVILDEVHAVAGTKRGAHLALTLERLDELLDRPARRIGLSATVRPVEEVARYLSPRRAVEIVQPPSGKEFDLSVVVPVEDLGELGGSPVQDGETGERPSIWPHVEERIADLVQAHRSTIVFANSRRLAERLCNRLNEIAYERATGEALPEDHSPAELMGGSGAATGAPTLLARAHHGSVSKEQRALVEEDLKAGRLPAVVATSSLELGIDMGAVDLVVQVESPPSVASGLQRVGRAGHQVGAVSTGVVFPKYRGDLVQSAVVTERMREGAIEALRVPANPLDVLAQQLVALTAMDSWDVDELLALVRRAAPFASLPESAYTSVLDMLAGRYPSDAFAELRPRLVWDRVANTVTGRPGAQRLAVTSGGTIPDRGLFGVFLAGADPKKGGGRVGELDEEMVYESRVGDVFTLGTTSWRIEDITRDRVLVSPAPGVPGRLPFWKGDQLGRPLELGRALGAFLREVGALTPEAARARLLAAGLDAWAADNVTAYLDEQRRACGHVPDDRTIVVERFRDELGDWRVVVHSPFGAQVHAPWALALGARLSERYGMDAQVMHADDGIVLRLPDADLMGLDLLDGDPMGRGTEYDTEQSPVGAADAVFDKGEIGGIVTDQVGGSALFASRFRECAARALLLPRRNPGKRTPLWQQRQRAAQLLQVASEFGSFPIVLEAVRECLQDVFDVPGLTELMGDIEARRVRLVEVTTPEPSPFARSLLFGYVAQFLYEGDSPLAERRAAALSLDSRLLAELLGQAELRELLDAEVLAELERELQWLTEDRRVKDAEGVADLLRLLGPLTGAGLAERGADPRWAEELAAARRAIRVRIAGEDHWAAVEDAGRLRDALGTALPVGVPEAFTEPVKDPLGDLLARYARTHGPFTSARAAARFGLGTAVTDGALHRLAASGRIVQGEFHPAGVGQEWCDAAVLRRLRRRSLAALRHELEPVPPAALAAFLPQWQHLGTHSLRGIDGLVRAIEQLQGAPVPASALEKLVLPSRVGDYHPTMLDELTAAGEVVWAGAGALPGKDGWVTLHLAETAPLLLHTPHPFEASPLHQAVLEALAGGYGLFFRQIADHVRAAGHEFQDLQLAEAIWDLAWSGRLTGDTLAPLRSLLGSGRTAGSTAHRAKRAVPRGRYGGLAVRTGRPTASRGGPPTVAGRWSLLPERVSDPTHRAHALAHTLLDRHGVVTRGAVAAEGVEGGFSAAYRVLSAFEETGQARRGYVVEGLGAAQFAMDGAVDRLRAVSTARDRAADPAPGPVFDGRPGQSARRAVVLAAADPANAYGAALPWPDPPADAGHRPGRKAGSLVVLVDGELTLYMERGGKTLLAWPSGQAEAASPEDDGRLRAAVEELAGSARAGALGSVTVERINGGAALSSPVGRVLEAAGFHPTPRGLRLRP
- a CDS encoding Fpg/Nei family DNA glycosylase, which produces MPEGDTVWQTAQRLHTALAGAPLTGCDLRVPRLATADLTGRRVLEVVPRGKHLLTRVEGGLTLHSHLRMDGAWYVYGTGERWRGGPHHQIRAVLATAERTAVGYRLPVLELLRTTEEARAVGHLGPDLLGPDWDPDEALRRLLADPSRPLGEALLDQRNLAGIGNVYKSELCFVLRLSPWLPIGDVPSPERLVTVAKRLLEVNRNRRARVTTAQSRPDRRLWVYGRPGRPCLRCGTPVCAADQGHAGQERTTFWCPGCQPEPQGPPSAPRSSAPTN
- a CDS encoding SDR family NAD(P)-dependent oxidoreductase encodes the protein MTPASAYDLSGRTALVTGAAGGIGRATAVLLAAAGAAVHCADLDEEGARRTVERITLSGGSARAHALDVADRGQVSAVVRAVVQDGGRLDVLAAIAGIMHSSPVLETDEADLDRVLAVNFKGVLYGCREAARAMIAQGTGGSIVTMASGAIDTGTPGLLCYGVAKAAVVQLTRTLAAEVGRHGIRVNAVAPGWVRTPMTARNSDEERRLTEEPMARRTPLGRVGEPDDIAHAVLHLASGASSFTTGQILRPNGGVAMPW